Part of the Xanthomonas sp. SI genome is shown below.
TGCAGCGGCGGCGCCATCCACGGCGCGGCCTGCAGCCCGGCGGCGGCGGGTGCGGGAGCGGCAGGCGCAGTCGGCGCTTGCGCGGGAGGCGTCGGCGCGGCCGTCTGCGGCGGGGGCGCCTGCGCCAGCACGCCGACGGCCGGCGCCAGCAGGCCGAGGCAGGTCACGGCTAGAACAGCGAACTGACGCGGAAGGGGCTTCATGGGATCGGCTGCAAGGGAAGGGGGTTGGGGCGCGGATGCGCCGCAGCGGGATTGAAGAAGCTGCGGCGTATTCAGGGAATCAGCATGCCCTGGCAATCTAGGCGCAGCGGACTAAACCGGCACTGACCGTCGAGCCAGACGCTGCCATCCCGTTCAGCCAGGCGTCCGGCCGCGGCCAATTGCAGCACCGCGCACAGCAACTGGTGCTCGCGCGGCAGCAGGCGTTGCGCCAGGTCCTCCGCGCGGTCGCCGGCCTGCACCGGCACCCGCGCCTGCGCGATCACCGCGCCGGCGTCCAGTTCCGGCACCACGAAGTGCACGCTGGCGCCGTGTTCGGTGTCGCCGGCCGCCAGCGCCAGCGCGTGCGTGTGCAGGCCGCGGTACTTGGGCAGCAGCGAGGGGTGGATGTTGAGCAGGCGGCCGGCGAAGCGCTGCACGAAGCCGGCGCCGAGGATGCGCATGTAGCCGGCGCAGACGATCCAGTCCGGCTGCACGGCGGCGACCGCGTCGCCCAGCGCCTGGTCGAATGCGGCGCGGTCGGGGAAGCCGTTCGGCGCCGCCGACCAGCGCTGCGCCGGCGCCACCTTGGCCAGCGCCTGCGCCTGCGCGCGGTCGCTGAACACCCCGACCACCTGCGCGTCCAGCGCGCCGGCGGCGATCGCATCGAGCAGGGCCTGCAGGTTGGAGCCGCGGCCGGAGACCAGCACCGCCAGGCGGATTGTCATCGGCGCGGGTCCCGAAACAGCGCGGCGCAGGCCGGGCGCTGCAGCGCCAGCAGGGTCCACACCCCCAGCGCGGTGCCCAGCGGGAAACCGAAACAGCCCAGCGTCGCGGCGGCCTTGCACAGCGTCAGCTGGCGGCGCCGGCGCAGCGCCAACGCGGCGGCCACGTTCGCCAGCAGCATCACCAGCCCCAGCGCCAGCA
Proteins encoded:
- the purN gene encoding phosphoribosylglycinamide formyltransferase; this translates as MTIRLAVLVSGRGSNLQALLDAIAAGALDAQVVGVFSDRAQAQALAKVAPAQRWSAAPNGFPDRAAFDQALGDAVAAVQPDWIVCAGYMRILGAGFVQRFAGRLLNIHPSLLPKYRGLHTHALALAAGDTEHGASVHFVVPELDAGAVIAQARVPVQAGDRAEDLAQRLLPREHQLLCAVLQLAAAGRLAERDGSVWLDGQCRFSPLRLDCQGMLIP